The region GTCATCCCGACTTTGGTGCCGAGAATGCCTTTGGTCATTGTGCACCACCCACGGTTTTGATCTCGATGTCCACACCGGTGGGGAGATCAAGGGTCATCAGGCTGTCGATGGTTTTCTTGGTGGGGGACTCAATGTCCACCAGACGGTTGTGGGTGCGGATTTCAAAGTGCTCGCGGCTGTCCTTGTCGATGAAGGGGCTGCGCATCACAGTGAAACGGCGGATGCGGGTGGGGAGGGGAATGGGTCCGCTCACCTTGGCACCCGTGCGGCGCACGGTGTCCACAATTTTGGCAGCACTCTGATCCAGGGTTCTGTGATCAAAGCCACGCAGTTTGATGCGAATCTTGGGAGCCACCATTATTCAAGCACCTTGGAAACCACGCCGGCGCCGACGGTACGGCCACCTTCGCGGATGGCGAAACGCAGACCTTCTTCCATGGCGATCGGTTTGATCAGGTCCACGGTCAGCTCGATGTTGTCACCAGGCATCACCATTTCCACACCCTCGGGCAAGGAAATCACGCCGGTCACGTCGGTGGTGCGGAAGTAGAACTGGGGACGGTAACCACCGAAGAAAGCGCTGTGACGGCCACCTTCCTCTTTGGACAGGATGTACACGCTGCCCAGGAACTTGGTGTGGGGC is a window of Deinococcus misasensis DSM 22328 DNA encoding:
- the rpsJ gene encoding 30S ribosomal protein S10 — translated: MVAPKIRIKLRGFDHRTLDQSAAKIVDTVRRTGAKVSGPIPLPTRIRRFTVMRSPFIDKDSREHFEIRTHNRLVDIESPTKKTIDSLMTLDLPTGVDIEIKTVGGAQ